In candidate division KSB1 bacterium, a genomic segment contains:
- the miaB gene encoding tRNA (N6-isopentenyl adenosine(37)-C2)-methylthiotransferase MiaB — translation MKKVYIETYGCQMNEYDTELVRSILKATDQYEFTNKESEADVVFLNTCAIRENAHSKIYGRLGEIKHLREKNKNVIVGLLGCMSQNLRGNLQRSENMVDIFAGPDSYKRLPSMIDSVLNNGKKEYDFNLSEFEDYSDVYPERVPGVNAWIAVMRGCDNFCTFCVVPYTRGRERSRNPESVVRETEKLVSDGFKQVTLLGQNVNSYRHNGADFADLMQQVADVEGIHRVRFTSPHPKDFPEKFLKVMAGNPKICNHIHLPLQSGNDRILEMMARTYTQKEFLDLVDKIRQTIPNVALTTDIIVGFSSESDADFEDTYQVMKKVEFDSAFIFKYSERKSTIAYKQHPDDVSADKKTERIVRLNELQKSISIKKNKAIIGERFEVLAEGPSKKNPDEWMGRTEANKTVIFANGAFSAGDLIEVELYNATANTLFGKHRHNLV, via the coding sequence ATGAAAAAAGTCTATATCGAAACTTACGGCTGCCAGATGAACGAATATGATACGGAGCTGGTGCGGTCGATTCTAAAAGCCACAGATCAGTACGAATTTACAAATAAAGAATCCGAAGCCGATGTCGTATTTCTAAACACCTGTGCGATTCGTGAAAACGCCCATTCCAAAATCTATGGTCGCTTGGGTGAAATAAAGCACTTGAGAGAAAAAAATAAAAATGTGATTGTGGGACTACTTGGCTGCATGTCCCAAAATCTCCGTGGCAATCTGCAACGAAGCGAAAACATGGTGGATATTTTCGCTGGGCCTGATAGCTACAAACGCCTGCCAAGCATGATCGACTCCGTTTTGAATAATGGCAAAAAGGAGTATGATTTCAACCTGTCCGAATTTGAAGATTACAGCGACGTTTATCCGGAACGGGTTCCCGGCGTCAATGCGTGGATAGCCGTGATGCGCGGCTGCGATAATTTCTGTACCTTTTGTGTCGTGCCGTACACGCGCGGACGCGAAAGAAGCCGCAATCCGGAAAGTGTGGTTAGGGAAACGGAAAAATTGGTTTCGGATGGATTTAAACAAGTGACGCTTTTGGGGCAGAATGTAAACTCATACCGCCATAACGGCGCTGATTTTGCTGATTTGATGCAGCAAGTGGCTGATGTCGAGGGCATTCATCGTGTGCGATTTACTTCGCCACACCCGAAGGATTTCCCGGAGAAGTTTTTAAAAGTTATGGCTGGGAATCCGAAGATTTGCAATCACATCCACTTGCCGCTGCAATCAGGCAATGACCGAATTCTGGAAATGATGGCCAGAACGTATACCCAAAAAGAGTTTCTCGATTTAGTTGACAAAATCCGGCAGACAATTCCAAACGTCGCTTTAACTACGGATATTATTGTCGGCTTTTCTTCGGAAAGCGACGCTGACTTTGAGGATACTTACCAAGTAATGAAAAAAGTCGAATTTGACTCAGCCTTCATTTTCAAATATTCGGAGAGAAAGAGTACTATCGCTTACAAGCAGCACCCGGATGATGTTTCTGCCGACAAAAAAACCGAGCGCATTGTTCGGTTAAATGAGCTGCAAAAATCGATTTCGATTAAAAAGAATAAAGCCATCATCGGCGAGCGTTTTGAAGTTTTGGCGGAAGGCCCGAGCAAAAAAAATCCTGACGAATGGATGGGACGAACAGAGGCTAATAAAACCGTTATTTTTGCCAACGGCGCTTTTTCGGCGGGTGACTTAATTGAAGTCGAGCTTTATAATGCGACTGCGAATACATTGTTTGGCAAGCACCGACACAATTTGGTTTGA
- a CDS encoding acyl-CoA dehydrogenase family protein: MAKFQGTDFYQIDDLLSDEERLIRQTVREFVDEEVMPVIRDHYRDGTFPIQLIAQLGKLGLLGSNLQGYGCAGLNNVAYGLINQELERGDSGLRSFASVQGSLVMYSIHQCGSEEQKQKWLPKLANGEAVGCFGLTEPDSGSNPDSMRTRVEKTKNGWLLNGSKMWITNGSLADVAVIWAKTENGIRGFLVEKGTEGFTTKPLHGKLSLRASDTAELLFENCLIPQENLLPETTGLKNALMCLTQARYGIAWGVIGSAMACYEEALEYAKGRIQFANKPIASHQLVQEKLVYMLNEITKAQLLALQLGRLKDKGTKQIHVQISLAKRNNVYHALEIARLARQVLGANGISDDYQAMRHMCNLESVLTYEGTHDIHTLIVGEYITGHSAFV; encoded by the coding sequence ATGGCAAAATTCCAGGGTACAGATTTTTACCAAATCGATGATCTGCTTTCCGATGAAGAGCGCTTGATCCGCCAGACCGTTCGCGAATTCGTGGATGAAGAGGTTATGCCTGTTATCCGCGACCATTATCGAGACGGAACCTTTCCCATTCAATTAATTGCTCAACTTGGTAAACTTGGACTTTTGGGGTCAAACTTGCAAGGCTACGGCTGTGCGGGTTTGAACAATGTTGCCTACGGTTTGATTAATCAAGAGCTGGAACGTGGCGACAGCGGTCTGCGCAGTTTTGCCTCTGTGCAAGGCAGCCTGGTGATGTATTCCATTCACCAATGCGGTTCCGAGGAGCAGAAGCAGAAATGGTTGCCGAAACTTGCAAACGGCGAAGCTGTTGGTTGCTTTGGGCTCACTGAACCGGATTCCGGTTCCAATCCGGACAGCATGCGAACCCGCGTTGAAAAAACCAAAAATGGCTGGCTGCTCAACGGCAGTAAAATGTGGATCACTAACGGTTCGCTGGCTGATGTGGCGGTCATTTGGGCAAAAACAGAGAACGGCATTCGAGGGTTCCTGGTCGAGAAGGGAACGGAGGGTTTTACAACAAAACCTCTGCATGGCAAGCTTTCGCTTCGGGCGTCCGACACCGCGGAATTGCTTTTCGAAAATTGTTTAATTCCGCAAGAAAACCTTTTGCCGGAAACGACTGGTTTAAAAAATGCTCTCATGTGTTTAACCCAGGCGCGCTATGGAATCGCATGGGGGGTAATCGGTTCCGCGATGGCTTGTTATGAAGAAGCGCTTGAATACGCAAAAGGCAGGATTCAGTTTGCGAACAAGCCGATTGCCTCACATCAACTTGTGCAAGAAAAGTTAGTTTACATGCTTAATGAAATTACGAAAGCTCAGCTCCTGGCTTTACAACTGGGGAGACTTAAAGATAAGGGAACGAAGCAAATTCACGTGCAAATTTCCCTTGCCAAGCGCAATAATGTTTACCACGCTCTTGAAATTGCCCGGCTTGCCCGGCAGGTTTTGGGAGCAAACGGAATTTCCGATGATTATCAAGCCATGCGGCATATGTGCAATTTGGAATCAGTGCTCACTTACGAAGGCACTCATGATATCCACACTTTGATAGTCGGTGAATACATAACCGGTCACTCGGCTTTTGTCTGA